In Plasmodium gaboni strain SY75 chromosome 8, whole genome shotgun sequence, one DNA window encodes the following:
- a CDS encoding asparagine-rich antigen, with the protein MELHLEENKIKNTSSDSNNEIINNDENEDFYANRNNETNSINSNNNNDDNVTNINNINNNNNNNNYNNNYNNNTNNAFFSSDASFYTFTNKDSINKDDGMYEFKSQDENYLHGEVSSNEYKDANNDVSEVEDDEYHNENKNIIIIDNNLSNNLNSTFDDKEKSETNNRTNIKDELATTATIIEDLQYNDIVYEIESNKNYNLNSVMDVNEEHVEEKNDEKGSKLYDDKKENYKLKNDHNDDNNNNNDDGVVVSVDASVSVIAQADGEESLPIIYNNNDISTDECNHNNINTNQNFTYNNLDTINNASYINNNDIVNINALNNETKKNISNEECCEKNKDEIFESINEPYDDMNNIYNENSQDLLDQNYKEENNQYMHKNYDIKERTVVIKKEEKKIPPVSNMFDSLSKIKKQVDLLKSRKEENNPKGFKRDNRKRRKPKYRFEKDKDGNISDFFMVCSNELKGIKKCKKVGLDLEMINVTDIQLTYHFVCKEHDTCQGSVLVIVDIINNNNIEIKGKGPLCINFNDFIDEKKKNTGNRFKWEYLDVCGNIQEGKDRATAMGYKYLNSSVTGKRYVRNFVCILNAQCNSRLRIIKDNETDKVWLELSGMNHEEHCPYSPHSVEGMFLNNKKNKNQIISSLGNDKFFTNNSNILNGVIVNNPNVMNTSHPFNKMNFNYHNMNAGLNNFNSFNNGNYAFINMNYNDMNSCVNNNNNNNNNNNSSSSSDPNNNSNHNINSNNNYNNNNNNNNNNNNNSNHNYNPYFMNNYMNNKNHPLYLNSNNNYGNDMKMKILPPYMHHFNKAMKIIPDVSSCNMMSLSNGNNNMNHMNDMNNMNNMNNINNMNNINNMNNMNNMNNMNNNNGSIVNLANNNNMDMSMNSKTLYNLSKLSTTSNSTSDSSKMSLKRNIWYNNRSNSVNSSVNNTLNSNIISSNNNSENMLLRSSIKNTPKYSALYASSNSNQDTTMNISNKKSVIRNLILNTQDQNFVLNNMYSNNNTTTTNNSNNNSNNSNNNNSNSSNNTTSGAYTYNNYMSNYGYMNIPTNNNININDNNVEFNNADKNSVTDNINNNINVKDVLTNVNMNNTMYYNKNIVSNNNGKDLRNNFYNNSNIDLNKNNCYSIDNKQQLANSKFVNNNIYPNYNNMNDMTNNNNNNNNNNNNNNNNNNNNNNNSDYGLNNVNVATPLSCGNGSVMSQGSSTNNINYNVRTYESKNFNSYQNGIISDNNNNNNNNSNSSSSNNSSGLIYYPNYDKIKTNAPKGILNEYKMVKNLRSSSNNLNNKKGSNTYYNNKTSQNAYHNNTILKNSSLASLSNNSSMMNYNMINDMKEENNMNTANMYTGSIGSNNNNNINHNNHNNNNNNNNSSSSSTNTMSPNGLLYNNMNIINNNNVDELNDMNNNKVGISPHHLLDNNSLIKEEMNYNNDDNNMVSQHHKVFITNAHENILKENSETLLKHMSNDTKMDDNNNNTHMDDKDYNKNNIQLDFNNNNQMDHSRNSSGSEDFTKRKYKKINNNFDSNNDHLNEEFKDIDNLDGQNEDTDKLRDMNGKYDENNIIIDDINSKERRSINEYNNKCSSTAAYNEMKQYVDVKDTTNNNNNMLSNYLNMTDDNNTINNNNNNNSVYLNDDNIKSSDKKRKFLSSYNDPNVDDMNNNISHHVGVDYDNHVVDSFNNSPYMYSSQMYNKYMKSNKYDTCMNGNMENINGNNSNNNNNNNNNNSNNNNINSVSRRDDHLQQNGMKNNNNNNNNNMNRNNVSDNANNIIDNDSYDKTNNSSNGSIYKTNIQNMVNNSNSSATLNKCDSVINHDMNVSKLNYSNNNNNNNNSNNSCGVAGGTMDSRYNTANSLMNYNKNHYEDGNDLNNMDTNNNNINNSNNNNNNNNNSSSNNNNNKNLISRDSLQDKIIYNSMNDYNGTYPSNNPYGIQNNDKSYMYQNYNTTLNILNPNENGDNNNNMVGANVMENYNNNNLYNNNNNYLNNYMNPTENIKNMSKNNNSSFNTSLQNINGPEGTTNNTVTQQANNLNNYSNLNTNNNLTVFNCDLASNQYKNDLTCSYNNNGTASNNYYYMNNGYDNSSYQYNVANGNMMYDMNNRNMDSSNNQNDYYNQNY; encoded by the coding sequence ATGGAACTCCATCTTgaggaaaataaaattaagAATACTTCTAGTGATAGCAAtaatgaaattataaataatgatgaaaatgaagatTTCTATGCCAATAGGAATAATGAAACGAATAGTAtaaatagtaataataataatgatgataatgttactaatataaataatataaataacaacaataataataataactacaacaataattataataataatactaataatgcttttttttcttcGGATGCCTCCTTTTACACATTCACAAACAAGGATTCTATCAATAAAGACGATGGAATGTATGAATTTAAATCTCAAGACGAAAACTATCTACATGGAGAAGTAAGCTCGAATGAATATAAAGATGCAAATAATGATGTTAGTGAGGTAGAGGATGATGAATATcataatgaaaataaaaatattataatcatagataataatttgtctaataatttaaattcTACTTTTGATGATAAGGAAAAAAGTGAAACTAACAACAGGACCAATATTAAAGATGAATTAGCTACTACAGCTACGATAATAGAAGATTTAcaatataatgatatagTATATGAGATAGAgagtaataaaaattataatcTTAACAGTGTAATGGATGTGAATGAAGAACATGTAGAAGAAAAGAACGATGAGAAAGGTTCAAAGttatatgatgataaaaagGAGAATTACAAATTAAAGAATGATCACAATGatgacaataataataataatgatgatggTGTTGTTGTTAGTGTTGATGCTAGTGTTAGTGTTATTGCGCAGGCTGATGGAGAAGAAAGTCTTCccataatatataataataatgacaTCAGCACTGATGAGTgtaatcataataatattaatacaaaTCAAAATTTTACCTATAATAATCTAGATACAATTAATAATGCGTCctatattaataataacGATATAGTCAATATAAATGCTCTTAACAatgaaacaaaaaaaaatatttccAATGAAGAATGTtgtgaaaaaaataaggaCGAAATCTTTGAAAGTATCAATGAACCTTATGATGATATGaacaacatatataatgaaaattCACAAGATTTATTAGACcaaaattataaagaaGAGAACAATCAATACATGCacaaaaattatgatataaaagaaagaaCTGTAGTTATTAAGAAggaagaaaagaaaatacCTCCTGTGTCAAATATGTTTGATAGCCtttcaaaaataaagaaaCAAGTAGATTTGTTGAAATCAagaaaagaagaaaataatcCTAAAGGATTCAAAAGAGATAAcagaaaaagaagaaaacCTAAATATCGTTTTGAAAAGGATAAGGATGGTAATATATCTGATTTCTTTATGGTATGCTCTAATGAATTAAAAGGAATAAAAAAGTGTAAAAAAGTTGGTTTAGATTTAGAAATGATTAATGTAACAGATATACAATTAACTTATCATTTTGTTTGTAAAGAACATGATACATGTCAAGGATCTGTTTTAGTGATCGtagatattattaataataataatatagagATAAAAGGAAAAGGACCTCTATGTATTAATTTCAATGATTTTATTgatgagaaaaaaaaaaatacagGAAATCGATTTAAATGGGAGTATCTAGATGTATGTGGAAATATACAAGAAGGAAAAGATCGTGCTACAGCTATGggttataaatatttaaatagTAGTGTAACAGGCAAACGTTATGTAAGAAATTTTGTTTGTATTTTAAATGCTCAATGTAATAGTAGATTaagaattataaaagataatGAAACTGATAAAGTGTGGTTAGAATTATCTGGTATGAATCACGAAGAACATTGTCCATATAGTCCTCATTCTGTTGAAGGAatgtttttaaataataaaaaaaacaagaaTCAAATCATTAGTAGTTTAGGCAATGATAaattttttacaaataatagtaatatcTTAAATGGTGTTATCGTGAATAATCCTAATGTTATGAATACATCTCATCCTTTTAATAAGATGAATTttaattatcataatatgAATGCAGGAttgaataattttaattcatttaataatgGTAATTATGcatttattaatatgaattataatgatatgaATAGTTGtgtgaataataataataataataataataataataatagtagtagtagtagtgatcctaataataatagtaatcataatattaacagtaataataactataataataataataataataataataataataataataatagtaatcataattataatccatattttatgaataattatatgaataataaaaatcatcctttatatttaaattcaaataataattatggaaatgatatgaaaatgaaaatcCTACCCCCTTACATGCATCATTTTAATAAGGCTATGAAGATTATCCCGGATGTTTCTTCGTGTAATATGATGAGTCTATCAAatggtaataataatatgaatcatatgaatgatatgaataatatgaataatatgaataatatcaacaatatgaataatatcaataatatgaataatatgaataatatgaacaatatGAACAATAATAATGGTAGTATTGTCAATCTAGCAAACAACAACAATATGGATATGTCAATGAATAGTAAAACgttatataatttatctAAGCTTAGCACTACTTCAAATTCTACTTCTGATTCATCTAAAATGAGTCTTAAAAGAAATATCTGGTATAACAATAGAAGTAATAGTGTTAATAGTAGtgtaaataatacattgaatagtaatattataagtagtaataataattctgaaaatatgttattaCGTTCGTCTATAAAGAATACTCCAAAATATAGTGCTCTATATGCTTCATCTAATAGTAATCAAGATACTACTATGAATATAtctaataaaaaaagtgtAATAAGAAATCTGATATTAAATACTCAGGATCAAAATTTTGTTCTCAACAATATGTAcagtaataataatactaCTACAACTAAcaatagtaataataatagtaataatagtaataataataatagtaatagtagtaataataCGACCAGTGGTGCATATACctataataattatatgtcAAACTATGGTTATATGAATATACCTACAAACaataatatcaatattaatgataacAATGTAGAATTTAATAATGCTGACAAAAATTCTGTTACTGACAACataaacaataatattaatgttaAGGATGTTCTTACCAACGTGAATATGAACAATACtatgtattataataagaatatagtatctaataataatggaaaggatttaagaaataatttttataataattcaaatataGATTTAAATAAGAACAATTGTTATTCTATTGATAATAAACAACAGCTAGCTAATTCGAAATTtgtgaataataatatatatcccaattataataatatgaatgatatgacaaacaacaacaataataacaacaacaataataataataataacaacaataataataataataataataatagtgatTATGGACTAAATAATGTAAATGTAGCGACACCATTAAGTTGTGGAAACGGATCTGTGATGTCTCAAGGAAGTTCgacaaataatataaattataatgtAAGAACATATGAATCGAAGAATTTTAATTCCTATCAAAATGGAATCATATCAGataacaacaataataataataacaacagcaatagtagtagtagtaataatagtagcggtttaatttattatcctaattatgataaaataaaaacaaatgCACCTAAAGGTATATTGAACGAATATAAAATGGTCAAAAATTTAAGGTCAAGttcaaataatttaaataataaaaaaggaagtaatacttattataataataagacTAGCCAAAACGCATATCATAATAACAccattttaaaaaattcgTCCTTAGCAAGTTTGTCAAATAATTCGAGTATGATGAATTATAACATGATTAATGATATGAAGGaggaaaataatatgaacacTGCTAATATGTATACAGGTTCAATAGGAAGtaacaacaacaataatattaatcataataatcataataataataataataataataatagtagtagtagtagtaCTAATACCATGTCTCCAAATGgattattatataacaatatgaatattataaataacaaCAATGTTGATGAATTAAACGATATGAACAATAACAAAGTTGGAATTTCTCCACATCATTTATtagataataattctttaataaaagaagaaatgaattataataatgatgataataatatggtATCACAACATCATAAAGTTTTTATAACAAATGCAcatgaaaatatattaaaagaaaacTCAGAAACATTATTAAAGCATATGTCAAATGACACAAAAATGGACgataacaataataatacacaTATGGATGATAAGGattataacaaaaataatatccaattagattttaataataacaacCAAATGGATCATTCTAGGAATAGTAGTGGTTCAGAAGATTTTACTaaaaggaaatataaaaaaatcaataataattttgattCTAATAATGATCatttaaatgaagaatTTAAAGATATTGATAATCTTGATGGACAAAATGAAGACACAGATAAATTGAGAGATATGAATGgaaaatatgatgaaaataatattattatagaTGATATCAATTCGAAAGAAAGAAGAAGTATcaatgaatataataataaatgttCTTCTACAGCTGCTTATAATGAAATGAAACAATATGTCGATGTAAAAGATACtactaataataataataatatgttatctaattatttaaacatgacagatgataataatactattaataataataataataataatagtgtATACttaaatgatgataatattaaaagtagtgataaaaaaaggaaatttTTAAGTAGCTATAATGATCCAAATGTTGatgatatgaataataacATATCTCATCATGTAGGTGTTGATTATGATAATCACGTAGTAgattcatttaataattctcCATACATGTATTCTTCACaaatgtataataaatatatgaaatcAAATAAGTATGACACTTGTATGAATGGAAACatggaaaatataaatggTAACAACAgcaacaataataataataataataataataatagtaataataataatatcaattCTGTGTCTAGAAGAGATGATCATTTACAACAAAATGgtatgaaaaataataacaataataataataataatatgaatagAAATAATGTATCTGATAATGCTAACAACATAATAGATAATGATTCATATGATAAAACTAATAATTCTTCTAATGGctctatatataaaaccaatatacaaaatatgGTGAACAATAGTAATAGTTCAGCTACTTTAAATAAGTGTGATTCAGTAATAAACCATGATATGAATGTTtcaaaattaaattatagcaacaacaataataataataataatagtaataacTCTTGTGGTGTTGCAGGGGGTACTATGGATTCACGTTATAATACGGCAAATTCTTTGATGAACtataataaaaatcatTATGAAGATGGAAATGATCTCAATAATATGGACacaaataataacaacatCAACAACAgcaacaacaacaataataataataataatagtagcagtaataataataataataagaatcTTATCAGTAGAGATAGTTTACAagataaaattatttataattcCATGAATGATTATAATGGTACTTACCCATCTAACAATCCTTATGGTATACAGAATAATGATAAAAGTTACATGTACCAAAATTATAATACTACATTAAATATTCTGAATCCTAATGAAAACGGtgataataacaataatatgGTAGGGGCAAACGTAATGGAAAattacaataataataatttatataataataataataattatttaaataattatatgaatcCTACAgagaatataaaaaatatgtctaaaaataataatagttCATTTAATACTTctttacaaaatataaatggTCCTGAAGGTACAACAAATAATACCGTTACACAACAAGctaataatttaaataattattcaaatttaaatactaataataatctTACTGTGTTTAATTGTGATTTGGCTAGTAATCAATATAAAAACGACCTGACTTGTTCATACAATAATAATGGAACAGCTagtaataattattactATATGAATAATGGATATGACAATAGTAGTTATCAGTACAACGTAGCAAATGGAAACATGATGTATGATATGAATAATCGCAATATGGATTCATCAAATAATCAGaatgattattataatcaaaattattag